Proteins from one Triticum aestivum cultivar Chinese Spring chromosome 7A, IWGSC CS RefSeq v2.1, whole genome shotgun sequence genomic window:
- the LOC123149718 gene encoding uncharacterized protein yields MIEAMELKNTTTTLVQRLSSTEARLIRVEVLVLFSTLAWVLLELFGSFRRRYSHGFFRLLVWTVYTLSTVLAPYTIGLLQAGPFRDQTFVLWGTILLLIQVNPVSLSVYSIQDIEQRKRMLVQQVLQIILVLWLIINGSGGNKSYNTTIWIFYILSIILTFSKFGNLSKASKKGGLVAHSKVIADYMLVEHQLAPVFNPCTMEGYSYIFHGEMELTSLLPTAPDYRVVLKEVINSEYITIDSVWRWVESHNFKHKETAEVYKDTALSFTLSKLLKRRFCGYRLSEAGLEKTLHLVLHGLLSENASYVRAFRVIEEELSFMYDFFYTRMEFYWGRWGMSAVATLFAIVWNIISGALSRHYHRSNLEQRVNGTDVIRWVTIVLLASLALINCTTTFISPSRMLVVDDIREYITKSRTKTVNESPTRECTWERKLGQYSLLLNFDYDPWNALSFLSLGLLDATRKGQKSDKKIKLADTVIIHILSQFKKNNGKLENGQAALARNQLGSQFSWACNLPTHIHTILVWHIATTISRNELSLKGNDDLLVAVRLSDYCAYLVAFVPDMLPGHGYDTRRIFDAVVMEARQRLAGCETLSGRYEKLITGLHDDDSTILYKGAELGRQLRDNVPDQGQRWKVLADFWAEFILFLAPSDNADIHAEMLATGGELMTHLWALLTHAGILGRPSSSSGIDHLGGFNGTTAQESVV; encoded by the exons ATGATAGAAGCCATGGAGCTCAAGAACACCACCACAACGCTGGTCCAGCGCTTGAGCAGCACCGAAGCTCGGCTGATCCGCGTAGAAGTTCTGGTCCTCTTCAGCACCTTGGCGTGGGttctccttgagctgttcggctcaTTCCGCCGGCGGTATAGCCATGGGTTCTTCCGCCTCCTCGTCTGGACAGTGTACACACTGTCCACTGTGCTGGCGCCCTACACCATCGGCCTGCTGCAGGCTGGTCCATTCCGTGACCAGACGTTTGTCCTCTGGGGCACCATCCTCCTCCTGATACAAGTAAACCCTGTCTCCCTCTCTGTCTACAGTATCCAGGATATTGAGCAGAGGAAAAGGATGCTTGTGCAGCAAGTCTTGCAAATCATTCTGGTGCTATGGCTGATCATCAATGGGAGTGGTGGCAACAAGAGTTACAATACTACCATATGGATTTTCTATATCCTGAGCATCATTTTGACATTCAGCAAGTTTGGGAATTTAAGTAAGGCAAGCAAAAAGGGAGGTTTGGTGGCGCATTCTAAAGTGATTGCTGATTACATGCTGGTTGAGCATCAGCTTGCTCCGGTCTTCAATCCATGCACTATGGAAGGGTACAGCTACATATTTCACGGGGAAATGGAATTGACTTCCCTGCTTCCAACCGCGCCTGACTACAGAGTTGTGTTAAAAGAGGTAATCAATTCAGAATACATCACCATTGATTCTGTTTGGCGATGGGTCGAGTCTCACAACTTCAAGCACAAGGAAACTGCGGAAGTTTACAAGGATACTGCGCTCTCCTTCACATTATCCAAACTGTTGAAACGGAGATTCTGTGGCTACCGACTCAGTGAAGCCGGCCTTGAGAAGACACTGCATCTCGTTCTTCATGGGCTCCTCTCCGAGAATGCCAGCTACGTTCGTGCTTTTCGTGTTATCGAGGAGGAGCTGTCATTCATGTATGATTTCTTCTATACAAGGATGGAATTTTACTGGGGGAGGTGGGGC ATGTCAGCAGTTGCTACATTGTTTGCTATTGTTTGGAACATCATTTCCGGAGCACTCAGCAGACACTACCATCGTAGTAATTTGGAACAGAGAGTCAATGGAACCGATGTTATTCGTTGGGTTACCATTGTTTTGCTTGCCAGTTTAGCTTTGATAAACTGCACGACAACATTTATATCTCCTTCTAGGATGTTAGTAGTGGATGACATCCGGGAATACATTACCAAGTCACGAACAAAAACTGTAAATGAGAGTCCCACAAGAGAATGTACTTGGGAAAGAAAGCTTGGGCAGTACTCTCTGTTACTCAACTTCGACTATGATCCATGGAATGCACTGTCTTTTCTGTCACTAGGCTTGCTCGATGCAACAAGAAAAGGACAGAAGTCTGACAAGAAGATAAAACTGGCAGATACAGTCATCATCCACATCCTCTCTCAGTTCAAAAAGAACAACGGCAAGCTAGAAAATGGACAAGCAGCACTTGCCAGAAATCAGCTGGGAAGCCAATTCTCATGGGCCTGCAACTTGCCAACACACATCCACACAATCCTTGTATGGCATATCGCCACAACCATCTCCCGGAACGAGCTGTCGCTGAAGGGCAACGACGACCTCCTTGTTGCCGTGAGACTGTCGGATTACTGTGCCTACTTGGTAGCTTTTGTTCCCGACATGCTGCCTGGTCATGGCTACGACACACGACGCATCTTCGACGCTGTGGTCATGGAGGCTCGGCAGCGCCTTGCCGGATGTGAAACTCTGAGTGGTAGGTATGAGAAGTTGATCACAGGCTTGCATGACGACGATAGTACAATCCTATATAAGGGAGCCGAGCTTGGGAGGCAACTTAGAGATAATGTTCCTGATCAAGGACAGCGTTGGAAGGTGCTGGCTGACTTTTGGGCAGAGTTCATACTCTTCCTGGCGCCATCGGACAATGCGGACATCCATGCAGAGATGCTGGCCACCGGCGGGGAGCTCATGACCCATCTCTGGGCACTTCTCACTCATGCTGGTATTCTGGGGCGGCCCTCTTCCTCCTCTGGGATAGACCATCTGGGAGGGTTTAATGGTACCACTGCACAAGAGTCTGTGGTTTGA